From the genome of Proteus vulgaris, one region includes:
- a CDS encoding DUF5713 family protein yields MINNSVLALHSFLKEMENDEYYPAHLVKKGQDLLKTLCFKIEATSPKDLSELYILTQETTDQFNDLAEEFCEEGSEIETVARECIAEDFGIIADEYGFKDADIEELIATRDW; encoded by the coding sequence ATGATCAATAATTCAGTTTTAGCTTTACACTCTTTTTTAAAAGAGATGGAAAATGATGAGTATTATCCAGCTCACCTGGTAAAAAAAGGACAAGATTTACTTAAAACACTGTGTTTTAAAATTGAAGCGACTTCACCTAAAGATTTATCAGAGCTTTATATTTTAACTCAAGAAACAACAGATCAATTTAATGATCTTGCTGAGGAGTTTTGTGAAGAAGGTAGTGAGATTGAAACCGTTGCAAGAGAGTGTATTGCAGAAGATTTTGGTATTATTGCTGATGAATATGGTTTTAAAGATGCTGATATAGAAGAATTAATTGCAACAAGAGATTGGTAA
- a CDS encoding response regulator yields MNILLVEDDLQLGKALCRGLEIAGFHPCWVRLLADARVQLSQRPFDLMLLDLGLPDGDGQDELIALRKNGEKIPIIILTARTQIDNLVQTLDSGADDFLPKPFAMPELISRVKAVSRRMAGFSSQIWSIGDLQLNPANHQVTLNDELLLLSGKEYQLLYELMRNTDNVVRKSELEQRLFGLDDKIESNSLEVHMHNLRRKIGKERIITVRGVGYLLKKDAN; encoded by the coding sequence ATGAATATTTTATTGGTTGAAGACGATCTACAACTCGGTAAAGCGCTTTGTCGCGGGCTTGAAATTGCCGGTTTTCACCCATGTTGGGTTAGGTTACTTGCTGATGCTCGTGTTCAACTGAGCCAGCGCCCTTTTGATTTAATGCTATTAGATTTGGGTCTACCGGATGGCGATGGACAAGATGAACTTATTGCACTTAGAAAGAACGGCGAAAAAATTCCGATCATCATTTTAACGGCTCGAACTCAAATCGACAATTTAGTACAAACTTTAGATTCAGGGGCTGATGATTTTTTACCGAAGCCTTTCGCTATGCCTGAACTTATTTCCCGTGTAAAAGCAGTTAGCCGTAGAATGGCTGGTTTTTCATCACAAATATGGTCTATTGGGGATTTACAGCTTAATCCTGCAAACCATCAAGTCACCTTAAATGACGAACTGCTTTTATTATCAGGTAAAGAATATCAGTTGTTATACGAATTAATGCGTAATACTGATAATGTAGTGCGTAAATCCGAGTTAGAACAACGCCTATTTGGTTTAGATGATAAAATTGAAAGTAATTCACTTGAAGTCCACATGCATAATTTACGTAGAAAAATAGGAAAAGAGCGAATTATCACTGTGCGTGGTGTGGGTTATTTATTAAAAAAAGATGCTAACTAA
- a CDS encoding ATP-binding protein — MKIRSFFIYTIVLQIISIVMLWGVWLAWIQFDYLAEFEKIYNKQQEIIAEGFANTLESVADQPEVLKEIAHNLQGMYIDAMLNGEDDELQYLPWFIALDANNTLIYTNRPELPIPTRVLSLASEKVSVAGEKWILSFSWGEKHKIKVFIGESVEDRGHVIGNPVEGTFVPFLFILATVIFAILITAYFSLRPLRQAAELISNRKPRNLTPINVGQQFKEIRPIFKELNQLMARIDAANIREKQFMADAAHELRTPIAAVIAQLHLLSLVDDQHEREEIIDDMKQSLDRAAALSHQVIDLARLECDDFPLKIETLDIYNIIGNAIAQRVPYAISKNIELSLNEGHPLPLKTDKQALLSIFNNLLDNAIKYCPKGSQVEVTIENRYAEGVNIFVRDDGPGVAKEHINALFSRFYRVPGSNETGSGLGLSIAQNLANKIQASLIVAEGLNNRGIGFIITLPLEIKPSEND, encoded by the coding sequence ATGAAGATCCGTTCTTTCTTTATTTACACCATTGTTCTTCAAATTATCTCTATTGTTATGCTTTGGGGCGTATGGTTAGCTTGGATACAATTTGATTATCTTGCTGAGTTTGAAAAAATTTATAATAAACAACAAGAAATTATTGCTGAGGGTTTTGCTAATACCTTAGAAAGTGTTGCTGATCAGCCTGAAGTCCTTAAAGAAATCGCTCATAACTTACAAGGTATGTATATAGATGCCATGCTCAATGGCGAAGATGATGAATTACAATATCTGCCGTGGTTTATTGCCTTAGATGCAAATAATACTCTGATTTATACTAACCGCCCTGAATTACCTATTCCAACCAGAGTGCTTTCATTAGCATCCGAAAAAGTCTCTGTGGCGGGTGAAAAGTGGATCCTCTCTTTTAGTTGGGGAGAAAAACACAAAATAAAAGTATTTATTGGTGAATCCGTTGAAGATAGGGGGCATGTTATAGGTAACCCTGTTGAGGGAACATTTGTGCCCTTTCTGTTTATTCTAGCAACAGTTATTTTTGCTATTTTAATTACAGCTTATTTTAGTTTACGTCCGTTAAGGCAAGCTGCAGAACTAATTTCTAATCGTAAACCTCGTAATTTAACGCCGATTAATGTCGGTCAACAATTTAAAGAAATACGTCCAATCTTTAAAGAATTAAACCAGTTAATGGCAAGAATTGATGCAGCTAATATTCGTGAAAAACAATTTATGGCAGATGCCGCCCATGAATTAAGAACACCAATAGCTGCTGTTATTGCTCAATTACATCTACTCTCTTTAGTAGATGATCAACATGAGCGCGAAGAGATTATTGATGATATGAAACAATCACTTGATAGAGCCGCAGCTCTTTCTCATCAAGTAATTGATTTAGCACGATTAGAATGTGATGATTTTCCACTTAAAATAGAAACCCTTGATATCTATAACATCATTGGTAATGCAATAGCACAACGTGTTCCCTATGCAATTAGTAAAAATATTGAACTATCACTAAATGAAGGGCATCCATTGCCCCTTAAAACTGATAAACAGGCATTACTCTCTATATTTAATAATCTACTTGATAATGCTATTAAATATTGTCCTAAAGGTAGCCAAGTAGAAGTTACTATTGAAAATAGATATGCAGAAGGGGTTAACATTTTTGTGCGTGACGATGGGCCAGGAGTGGCAAAAGAACATATTAATGCCCTTTTTTCACGTTTTTATCGTGTTCCTGGTTCAAATGAAACGGGGAGTGGCTTAGGGTTATCTATTGCACAAAACCTCGCTAATAAAATTCAAGCCTCATTAATTGTGGCTGAAGGACTTAATAATAGAGGTATCGGTTTTATTATCACGCTACCGTTAGAAATAAAACCATCAGAAAATGATTAA